The DNA region GTCCCTGCCGACCATTCAGCGGATGGAATCGTCCGAAGGCGTCGTGCGCGGTAACGTCGACTCGCTGATGAAGCTTGTCGACGCGCTGGCGGCTGGCGGCATAGAGCTGATCGGCGAAGGCGCGAACTCAACCGGCGGCGGACGCGGGGTGAGGTTGAAATGACGCCGACCCGACATTCTTCGTTCGTCATTGCGGGACGGCCGGATGGGCCGGAACCGCAGTCCATACGCCGCAGCGCTGCGGGTTATGAAGTCCAGGCAGCCTCGCTCCGCTCAGCTCCCGGAACAACGGAGTGTCCGCGGCCCAACCGGAGCGCACGGAGGCCCTGATGGTCGTCACCGCGCTCGAATGCGTGCTGGCCCTGCTGGTGCTTGCGCCATTGGCCATCGCGTTGGGTGCGTCGGCGCGGGCCTCGATCATCGTCTACGGCGCCTCGCTGCTCTTGACCCTTGCGCTTGCGATCATCGCGCTGCTGGTCCTGCTCGGCCACGGTCCCGCGGCCGCCGTCACGCTGCCGCTCGGCCTGCCCTGGCTCGGCGCGCATTTCCGCATCGACGCGCTCTCCGCCTTCTTCCTGCTGGTGATCAATCTCGGTGGCGCGGCCGCAAGCCTGTTCGCGCTCGGCTATGGCCGCCACGAGGAAGAGCCGGCCCGCATCCTGCCGTTCTACCCGGCCTATCTCGCCGGCAT from Pseudolabrys taiwanensis includes:
- a CDS encoding helix-turn-helix domain-containing protein: MITGAQMRAARALLGIDQRQLAALAGLSLPTIQRMESSEGVVRGNVDSLMKLVDALAAGGIELIGEGANSTGGGRGVRLK